The following proteins are encoded in a genomic region of Fervidobacterium pennivorans DSM 9078:
- a CDS encoding MFS transporter translates to MIWLVNTYTFLVGLSRAFYTALFNLYLKENQITNQVIGTATSYYSWGLAFGGLLFASLSDRIGRKKTILLTMPIYTLFGLLRLLNVGVVGWLYAVSFLFGFFDTSVIMPTITVIEHSDEKKRLRNSNINFAIVLLTGVIGYFGAGVLGKSLGIFPTLVLSMILAFVSIVPVFAFPNVKVSKKRRKKQSLILTQRTMLVYYLLSGALVSLAAGVFINFGNVIFYDLFKFSTLAITTVLAVSQLSTAATSLFSHKLTLKYGYKLTLFLIYLGVTLLIFMMPVFMLNPFVFSMAYVLRYVLINISTPMYMVFCLSYLPKASLATYSGLSYFLNNVMRASSAQLFASLSKNGVTDYDKLFFVSGFFYLANTLITLLAFYLMYKLSEKETTSSKELKKEEHVKEGRTYQRRYYFTYRRSKKAKSTKISVHFHNTRLSRGRFNSGK, encoded by the coding sequence TTGATTTGGCTTGTTAATACTTACACATTCCTTGTAGGTTTGTCCAGAGCATTTTACACCGCTCTTTTTAACTTATACTTAAAGGAAAACCAAATTACTAACCAAGTTATTGGAACCGCCACTTCCTATTACTCTTGGGGACTTGCCTTTGGTGGTTTACTCTTTGCAAGCTTATCTGATAGAATTGGAAGAAAGAAGACTATCCTTCTTACAATGCCCATCTATACTTTATTTGGGCTGTTACGTCTTCTGAATGTTGGCGTAGTAGGATGGTTGTATGCTGTTTCGTTCCTTTTCGGTTTTTTTGATACCTCTGTTATCATGCCAACTATAACTGTAATAGAACATTCTGATGAAAAAAAGAGACTGAGGAATTCAAATATAAACTTTGCGATAGTTCTTCTAACAGGTGTAATCGGTTACTTTGGTGCGGGGGTGCTAGGAAAGTCGCTAGGAATTTTCCCCACGCTTGTTTTGTCAATGATATTAGCTTTTGTCTCTATTGTTCCAGTTTTTGCGTTTCCGAACGTTAAGGTCAGTAAGAAAAGAAGAAAGAAACAAAGTCTTATACTAACTCAAAGAACAATGCTCGTCTACTATTTGCTTTCTGGTGCTTTGGTAAGTCTTGCAGCTGGTGTCTTTATAAACTTTGGAAACGTCATATTTTACGATTTGTTCAAGTTCTCAACTTTAGCAATTACGACAGTTCTTGCTGTATCCCAGTTATCAACTGCTGCAACATCGTTGTTTTCCCACAAACTAACGCTTAAATATGGGTATAAATTAACTTTGTTCTTAATATATCTCGGTGTTACCCTGCTTATATTTATGATGCCCGTATTCATGCTAAACCCTTTTGTTTTTAGCATGGCTTACGTACTCAGGTATGTGCTAATAAACATTTCAACACCAATGTACATGGTTTTCTGTTTGTCTTACCTTCCAAAAGCGAGTTTAGCAACCTATTCAGGACTTAGTTACTTTCTTAATAACGTCATGAGAGCTTCCTCGGCACAACTTTTCGCAAGTCTGTCGAAAAACGGGGTAACAGATTATGACAAACTCTTCTTTGTATCAGGTTTCTTCTACTTAGCTAACACTCTGATAACTTTACTTGCTTTTTATTTAATGTATAAACTCTCTGAAAAAGAAACTACATCTAGCAAGGAGTTAAAGAAAGAAGAGCATGTAAAAGAAGGAAGGACATATCAAAGGAGATATTATTTCACTTATAGGCGTTCTAAAAAGGCCAAGAGTACAAAAATTAGTGTGCATTTCCATAACACACGATTGTCAAGAGGCAGGTTTAATTCAGGCAAGTAA
- the rimM gene encoding ribosome maturation factor RimM (Essential for efficient processing of 16S rRNA) has translation MMKRVEELLKDKVALGVLSNTHGLKGDLKLHLFTNMPELVSKLTEVVAYNESQKKFAYIRIETSRKAHDYFIVHIAGVNTISEAEKLKGFVLYVDKSFFPKSKEGEYYFFELFDCEVIDENGNSVGIVEDVIETGSNDVIVVKKGKEEVLIPVIERYVTKIDKEAKKIHVKMPEWLE, from the coding sequence ATGATGAAAAGAGTTGAAGAGTTACTGAAAGACAAGGTGGCCCTTGGTGTATTGAGTAACACCCATGGGCTGAAAGGCGACCTAAAACTACACCTTTTCACAAACATGCCAGAGCTTGTTTCAAAACTCACGGAAGTCGTTGCTTACAACGAGTCTCAAAAAAAATTTGCTTATATACGCATTGAAACAAGCAGAAAAGCTCATGACTATTTCATAGTCCACATAGCTGGTGTTAATACCATATCCGAGGCGGAAAAACTCAAAGGTTTCGTGCTGTATGTTGATAAGTCGTTCTTCCCAAAATCGAAAGAGGGCGAATACTACTTTTTCGAACTCTTTGATTGCGAGGTCATAGATGAAAACGGGAACTCTGTTGGCATCGTGGAAGATGTTATAGAAACAGGAAGCAACGATGTAATAGTAGTAAAGAAAGGTAAAGAAGAGGTCCTTATACCAGTTATCGAAAGGTATGTTACAAAAATAGATAAAGAGGCAAAGAAAATCCATGTGAAGATGCCGGAGTGGTTAGAGTGA
- the lepB gene encoding signal peptidase I produces the protein MSSKKKSENSKLNKGKNLAKEIVITLLYAIVAATIIRVFVFETMLVPTPSMVPTINVGDRLFVEKITYSAREPEVGEIVVFYTPFPDERAQQMLRAFDKFMDLFTPKQFKGSVKYVKRLVAKEGDVITLKEVDGNWKLFVNGQIPEHLKDVNYTREGVFRYPKLWEYLAEASKYKNDKTQYKNFLFELASKEGTELANIVFSILGGLDPVPYGIDYTVFVDRYLQPNGIKLSDYVWEENGQVYVKIPDGFYFFMGDNASQSLDSRYFGFVPKECVVGRPILRVWPFKAFGPIQPLVKIKK, from the coding sequence ATGTCCTCAAAGAAAAAATCTGAGAACAGCAAACTGAATAAAGGGAAGAATTTAGCAAAAGAGATAGTCATAACACTCTTATACGCTATCGTTGCTGCGACAATCATAAGAGTCTTCGTATTTGAAACAATGCTTGTTCCCACTCCATCAATGGTCCCCACGATAAACGTGGGGGACCGTCTTTTTGTTGAAAAGATAACGTATTCTGCGCGTGAACCAGAAGTTGGCGAAATTGTTGTCTTTTATACTCCGTTCCCGGATGAACGCGCTCAGCAAATGCTTAGAGCATTTGATAAATTCATGGATTTATTCACACCGAAACAGTTCAAAGGCTCGGTAAAGTATGTGAAACGATTGGTCGCTAAAGAAGGAGACGTAATAACCTTGAAAGAAGTGGACGGAAACTGGAAGCTATTCGTCAACGGCCAGATACCCGAGCATTTGAAAGATGTTAATTACACTAGAGAGGGTGTTTTTAGATATCCGAAGCTGTGGGAATACCTAGCTGAAGCGAGTAAGTATAAGAACGATAAAACCCAATACAAAAATTTTCTTTTTGAACTCGCGTCTAAAGAAGGAACAGAGCTAGCCAATATTGTCTTTAGTATCTTAGGTGGACTTGATCCCGTACCCTATGGTATAGATTACACGGTTTTTGTAGACCGGTATCTGCAACCGAATGGCATAAAACTTTCGGACTATGTATGGGAAGAAAACGGACAGGTATATGTAAAAATTCCTGATGGTTTCTATTTCTTTATGGGAGATAATGCTTCTCAAAGTTTAGACAGCAGATATTTCGGTTTCGTTCCAAAAGAATGCGTTGTTGGCAGACCTATTTTAAGAGTGTGGCCTTTCAAAGCTTTTGGTCCCATCCAACCGTTAGTAAAGATAAAAAAGTAA
- the ffh gene encoding signal recognition particle protein has product MFEGLRDKLSNAFKLLSGKGKITEKNIEEAIQIVKTSLLAADVNYKVVKEFVENVKKRALGEEVLKSLTPDQMFIKIVRDELIKLLGEKEPFRLVHHPSYVMMVGLQGTGKTTSAAKIANYLKKQGKHPILVAADTYRPAAIDQLETLGKKIGVPVITGDRKNALKIVEEAIKTVKDSGYDVVILDTAGRLHIDDEMMEELEKIKEMVNPDEILLTVDAMAGQDAVNSAKVFNERLNITGFVITKLDGDSRGGVILTIRYITGKPVKFVGVGEKIDDFDEFYPDRIANRILGLGDVLSLIEKVERELDQEKMKKMGEKFMRAEFTLEDFREQIKEIKKLGIEKILEALPGTPDIDLNTSEKELKKIEAIINSMTPEERDNPAILNASRKKRIAMGSGTTVQDINKLLKSYEEMKKLMKMMKKGKLPFGLRGLKF; this is encoded by the coding sequence ATGTTTGAAGGTTTAAGAGATAAGCTATCAAACGCTTTTAAGTTGCTATCCGGGAAAGGCAAAATTACTGAAAAAAATATAGAAGAAGCGATACAAATCGTGAAAACATCGCTTCTTGCTGCTGACGTTAATTACAAAGTTGTCAAAGAGTTCGTTGAGAATGTAAAAAAACGCGCACTTGGTGAAGAAGTTTTAAAATCACTGACACCGGACCAGATGTTTATCAAGATTGTCAGGGATGAATTAATAAAACTGCTTGGTGAAAAAGAACCATTCAGGCTTGTCCATCATCCTTCTTACGTTATGATGGTAGGTTTGCAAGGTACGGGAAAAACAACAAGTGCTGCAAAGATTGCTAACTACCTAAAAAAACAAGGAAAGCACCCAATTTTAGTGGCAGCAGATACTTACAGACCAGCGGCAATTGACCAACTTGAAACGTTAGGAAAGAAGATCGGTGTCCCTGTCATTACCGGAGACAGGAAAAACGCACTGAAAATAGTCGAAGAAGCTATAAAGACTGTCAAAGATAGCGGATATGATGTAGTTATCCTTGATACAGCCGGACGTTTGCACATAGATGATGAAATGATGGAAGAACTCGAAAAGATAAAAGAAATGGTAAACCCTGATGAAATACTTTTAACTGTTGATGCTATGGCTGGACAAGATGCTGTAAATTCAGCCAAGGTTTTCAATGAAAGACTAAATATAACAGGTTTCGTCATTACAAAATTAGATGGTGATTCACGCGGCGGAGTGATTCTTACTATCAGGTACATTACAGGTAAACCCGTCAAGTTTGTCGGCGTTGGTGAAAAAATCGACGATTTCGATGAATTTTATCCGGACAGAATAGCGAATCGTATCCTTGGTCTGGGCGATGTGCTTTCTTTGATTGAAAAAGTTGAGCGTGAACTTGACCAAGAAAAGATGAAAAAAATGGGTGAAAAATTTATGAGAGCCGAGTTCACGCTTGAAGACTTCAGGGAACAGATAAAAGAGATAAAGAAGCTAGGGATTGAAAAAATTCTCGAAGCGTTACCTGGAACCCCGGATATTGACCTAAACACCAGTGAGAAAGAACTTAAAAAAATTGAGGCGATAATCAATTCAATGACACCAGAAGAAAGGGACAATCCAGCTATTTTGAATGCAAGTAGGAAGAAAAGGATAGCAATGGGAAGTGGAACTACTGTTCAGGATATAAACAAACTACTGAAGTCATACGAAGAAATGAAAAAATTAATGAAAATGATGAAAAAGGGAAAATTACCATTTGGTCTTCGAGGTTTGAAGTTTTAA
- a CDS encoding DUF2194 domain-containing protein, with translation MLKVFRKWLFTISLIFLIIIEFSNIEGKALLLYKGSEQGYGYNILMKYFAPVLKELIESYDVIDVEGVDFPNMDLQQYNLIITCYYSPQMREAKKYLEKLTHFLINGGKILIVNNLGASIDTSGSNHPGLAEINSVYNLLGISYTFSWRKAKPLYVDINSEYVAAGSLKFENLRDVEQFKIISPYAESLIKIKTEDGNTYDMAILSNLGGLISYSYLFDDEGKVTLNLYLIISKLLFGDSDTFRFLVVGEDNLDLRKAFDYTLLSYDWKSAVVPVLSIYDVVILVNGVFPVSDPRLLEYTTNGGTMVVIGRGDVQKYIPDLIVDNNVFPVPKDYKFPFSKSISVKMPPNGAINLVTSSSQDSLVWKINLGLGQVIFYPLDLLKKEYRGLLIQVILSQLPISIQPIVNSWSMFIDDFPLPAYNRKLDIITREFGDITDNEFYYNVWWPAMKQLSKEFGIKYTTFFVANYNASVTWPFSFQEYTNTPQQLLALKELLNSNFEIGIHGYNHIPLTADRWSAEQLDLVLSIFKIFLRNTLGESYIPYTYVAPDNIIDLFGVEKLLKSFPSIKVIGTTYRGANTLSEFEILFDKVVVVPRTTYGYYPEDKLIANSVLALMSLGTYQYFLHPDDLFSKDRNPEAKTWKEMYESLRNFLATMRQYYPFLRNHLASESGDAIYTFFKERPIIKKESGSISVLLPIGYHLPRYYYVRVSGPFTLYGGKIVYSYGNLVIVEQTENKMEIRK, from the coding sequence ATGCTTAAAGTTTTTAGAAAATGGCTTTTTACTATCAGCTTGATTTTTCTGATAATAATAGAGTTTTCCAACATAGAGGGGAAAGCTTTGCTACTTTACAAAGGTTCTGAACAAGGCTATGGTTACAATATTTTAATGAAATACTTTGCACCGGTCTTGAAAGAACTAATAGAAAGCTACGATGTTATCGATGTAGAAGGTGTTGATTTTCCTAACATGGACCTTCAGCAGTACAATTTGATAATAACATGCTATTACAGTCCTCAGATGAGGGAGGCAAAAAAGTACCTTGAAAAACTCACACATTTTTTGATAAATGGTGGGAAAATTCTAATTGTAAACAACTTGGGTGCAAGTATCGATACGTCAGGTTCAAATCATCCTGGGCTCGCTGAAATTAACTCAGTCTACAACCTTTTAGGTATTTCATACACCTTCAGTTGGAGAAAGGCAAAACCACTTTACGTAGATATAAACAGCGAATATGTAGCTGCGGGAAGTTTAAAGTTCGAAAATTTACGTGATGTAGAGCAATTTAAAATTATAAGCCCATATGCAGAGAGTTTGATTAAAATAAAGACAGAGGATGGAAATACATATGACATGGCTATCCTGAGCAACCTTGGAGGGTTAATCAGCTACAGTTACCTTTTCGACGACGAAGGAAAGGTCACGCTCAATTTATACTTAATAATATCAAAACTTCTTTTCGGTGATAGCGATACTTTTAGGTTTTTAGTAGTCGGGGAGGATAACCTAGATTTAAGGAAAGCTTTCGATTATACTCTTTTAAGCTACGATTGGAAAAGTGCTGTGGTCCCGGTTTTATCGATTTACGACGTAGTAATTCTTGTCAACGGTGTTTTTCCTGTTTCAGACCCCAGGTTATTGGAGTATACTACAAATGGTGGAACTATGGTTGTAATTGGTAGAGGAGATGTTCAAAAATATATACCAGATTTGATAGTTGATAATAATGTTTTTCCAGTGCCAAAAGATTACAAATTTCCCTTTTCAAAATCTATTTCCGTAAAAATGCCTCCGAATGGTGCAATAAATCTTGTAACTTCCTCATCACAAGACAGCCTTGTGTGGAAAATTAACCTTGGACTGGGCCAGGTCATATTCTATCCACTTGATTTGTTGAAGAAAGAATATCGAGGTTTACTCATCCAAGTTATCTTGTCACAACTTCCAATATCAATTCAACCAATAGTAAATAGTTGGTCAATGTTCATTGACGATTTTCCATTGCCAGCTTACAACAGAAAGTTGGATATAATCACAAGGGAGTTTGGGGATATAACGGACAATGAATTTTACTACAATGTATGGTGGCCAGCGATGAAGCAATTATCTAAAGAGTTCGGTATAAAATATACGACATTCTTTGTTGCCAACTACAATGCATCAGTTACTTGGCCTTTTAGCTTCCAAGAGTACACAAACACACCTCAACAATTGCTCGCTCTAAAAGAATTACTTAATAGTAATTTCGAAATAGGTATACACGGCTACAATCATATTCCCTTAACGGCTGACCGGTGGTCAGCAGAACAGCTAGATTTGGTTTTATCTATTTTCAAGATATTCTTGAGGAACACACTTGGTGAAAGTTATATTCCTTATACTTACGTGGCGCCTGATAACATAATAGACTTGTTCGGGGTAGAAAAGTTGTTGAAGTCCTTCCCGAGTATAAAGGTCATAGGGACAACCTACAGAGGAGCAAACACACTTTCAGAGTTTGAGATATTGTTTGATAAGGTAGTTGTAGTACCAAGAACTACGTATGGATATTATCCGGAAGACAAACTCATTGCCAATTCCGTATTAGCACTCATGTCACTTGGTACCTATCAGTATTTCTTACACCCAGATGACCTGTTCTCAAAAGATAGGAATCCTGAGGCCAAAACATGGAAAGAGATGTACGAGAGTCTGAGAAACTTCCTTGCTACTATGAGGCAGTATTATCCTTTTCTTAGAAATCACTTGGCATCTGAAAGTGGAGATGCTATATACACTTTCTTTAAAGAACGCCCAATTATAAAAAAAGAATCAGGCAGCATTTCTGTCTTGCTACCTATTGGATATCACCTTCCAAGATACTATTATGTGCGAGTTTCGGGACCCTTTACACTTTACGGTGGGAAAATTGTGTATTCTTATGGAAATTTAGTAATTGTTGAACAAACAGAAAATAAGATGGAAATACGAAAATAG
- the pelF gene encoding GT4 family glycosyltransferase PelF: MRVCILVEGTYPYITGGVSSWIQMLIENMPDIEFDVVHLAPWKWTRSFGYKPPKNLKYIYEYLLFSSDFSKTNIAFDERELVRYVRQLIELKEERAKYFANILRVTAGKHIDYLLLSRTFWDFLNDIYIRYFQEEGFPGFYWTVIGFIVPILGAIQALPPKADIYHSTTTGYAVLSALTGKYYHGGKLIVTEHGIYHREREIEITKSKSIPEVYKKPWIEIFKLISATAYAECDALTTLFEKNQIFQFELGADFRKMRVIPNGIDIKKFSTIRKVEHDTFNVAMVGRVVPIKDVVTGIKAFDALVKEVPNSRLYIIGPTDEDEEYYQRCVNLVELLGLSGKVIFTGKANVIDYYGMMDVLLISSISEGQPLVQLEAMAAGLPVVVTNVGNCPEIALDPDGQSGFVVEPKDYVAMAEKLIILAKDKALRETFAQNGRRVVSQKYTLERMINSYRQLYEEVLSNA; encoded by the coding sequence ATGCGGGTATGCATCTTAGTTGAAGGAACCTATCCCTACATAACTGGAGGAGTTTCCTCTTGGATACAGATGCTGATTGAAAATATGCCTGATATTGAGTTTGACGTTGTCCACTTGGCTCCATGGAAGTGGACACGTTCTTTTGGTTATAAACCACCAAAGAATCTGAAATATATATACGAATACCTTCTCTTTTCAAGCGACTTCTCGAAAACAAATATCGCTTTTGATGAAAGGGAATTGGTAAGATACGTCAGACAACTGATAGAACTAAAAGAAGAAAGAGCAAAGTATTTTGCGAACATTCTAAGGGTAACTGCAGGCAAGCACATTGATTACTTGTTACTTAGCCGAACTTTTTGGGACTTTTTGAACGACATATACATTAGGTACTTTCAAGAAGAAGGTTTTCCTGGCTTTTACTGGACTGTCATAGGTTTCATAGTCCCCATTCTTGGTGCAATCCAAGCCTTGCCTCCGAAAGCGGATATCTACCATTCTACTACAACAGGTTACGCCGTGTTAAGCGCTCTCACTGGAAAGTATTACCACGGTGGGAAATTGATAGTCACTGAACACGGTATATATCACAGAGAAAGGGAAATAGAAATTACGAAATCAAAGAGTATACCAGAAGTGTATAAAAAACCTTGGATAGAAATTTTTAAACTTATCAGTGCGACCGCTTATGCAGAGTGTGATGCCTTGACCACCCTCTTTGAAAAAAATCAAATCTTTCAATTCGAACTAGGGGCTGATTTTAGAAAGATGCGTGTTATACCAAACGGTATAGACATTAAAAAATTCTCAACTATAAGGAAAGTTGAACATGATACGTTTAATGTAGCGATGGTTGGAAGGGTGGTTCCAATAAAGGATGTGGTAACTGGCATAAAAGCATTTGATGCGTTAGTCAAAGAAGTTCCAAATTCGCGACTATACATTATTGGACCAACTGATGAAGATGAAGAGTATTATCAAAGGTGTGTAAATCTTGTTGAACTCTTAGGTTTAAGCGGAAAAGTTATCTTTACGGGGAAAGCCAATGTAATCGACTACTACGGAATGATGGATGTGTTATTGATAAGCAGTATATCAGAGGGTCAGCCGTTGGTCCAGCTAGAGGCTATGGCTGCGGGATTACCTGTTGTTGTTACAAATGTCGGTAACTGCCCTGAGATTGCACTTGATCCAGATGGACAATCAGGTTTTGTAGTGGAACCAAAAGATTATGTTGCTATGGCGGAAAAGCTAATTATTTTAGCTAAAGATAAAGCTCTTCGTGAGACTTTCGCTCAAAACGGCAGACGTGTGGTAAGTCAAAAGTATACGTTAGAACGTATGATAAACTCTTACCGTCAACTCTATGAGGAGGTTTTAAGTAATGCTTAA
- a CDS encoding RNA methyltransferase: MLDKIYTALIHYPVLGRDGRIITTAVTNLDIHDIARSSRTYNIKKYYVVTHLPAQQDIVKKVLGYWTDGFGKTYNPNRSDALSIVELKSYVEDVIEDIERNEGQKPIMMFTSAKVRPNTITYEEGRKIVLNEQRPILLLFGTGWGMPKELEDMCDYSLEPIRGKSDFNHLSVRAAVAIILDRLIGEAVLEKTEK, translated from the coding sequence ATGCTCGATAAAATATATACAGCTCTAATTCACTATCCTGTCCTTGGTAGGGATGGTAGGATTATAACAACCGCAGTTACGAACCTTGACATCCACGACATAGCTCGTAGTTCAAGGACGTACAACATAAAAAAATACTACGTCGTGACACATCTTCCTGCTCAGCAAGATATAGTAAAAAAGGTCCTTGGCTATTGGACTGACGGATTCGGGAAAACTTACAATCCCAACCGTTCGGATGCATTGTCTATAGTCGAGCTCAAATCATATGTTGAAGATGTGATAGAAGATATAGAAAGAAACGAAGGTCAAAAACCCATAATGATGTTTACTTCGGCAAAGGTCAGACCAAACACTATAACGTATGAAGAGGGCAGGAAAATTGTACTAAATGAGCAAAGACCTATCTTGTTGCTCTTTGGAACAGGATGGGGAATGCCTAAGGAATTAGAAGATATGTGCGATTATTCCCTAGAACCTATCCGTGGTAAAAGTGATTTTAACCACTTATCAGTCAGAGCAGCTGTTGCGATAATCTTAGATAGATTAATCGGAGAGGCTGTTCTAGAAAAAACGGAAAAATAA
- a CDS encoding KH domain-containing protein — MKDFLEYVLKSIAKHPDDVVVVEYTEDGKKVFDISVHPEDVGQIIGKDGRTIKSIKILLSAMADDSDFILKVIR; from the coding sequence GTGAAGGATTTTCTTGAGTACGTCCTCAAATCGATCGCTAAACATCCAGATGATGTAGTAGTCGTTGAATACACAGAGGACGGAAAAAAGGTTTTCGATATTTCTGTGCATCCAGAGGATGTGGGTCAGATTATCGGCAAGGATGGGAGAACTATTAAATCAATCAAAATTTTGCTGTCTGCTATGGCCGATGATTCTGACTTCATCCTGAAGGTGATAAGATGA
- a CDS encoding FKBP-type peptidyl-prolyl cis-trans isomerase — protein MGIKSGDKVKVHYTGMFEDGQVFDSSYGRQPLEFVVGAGQVIPGFEEEILGLEVGAKKRFTVPYEKAYGPARDDLKFSVQKNVLPEDVNVGDLLEVHQPDGNVFVVRVEELGDEVAILDANHPLAGKNLVFEVEILEIS, from the coding sequence ATGGGTATTAAAAGTGGTGACAAGGTGAAGGTCCATTACACAGGTATGTTTGAAGACGGCCAAGTTTTCGACAGTTCTTATGGCAGGCAACCGCTTGAATTTGTCGTAGGTGCTGGACAAGTTATTCCAGGCTTCGAAGAAGAAATTCTGGGATTAGAAGTTGGAGCTAAGAAGAGATTTACAGTGCCTTATGAAAAAGCTTACGGACCCGCAAGAGATGATTTGAAATTCTCGGTTCAGAAAAACGTTTTACCCGAGGATGTTAATGTTGGAGATTTGCTTGAAGTTCATCAACCAGATGGTAATGTTTTTGTTGTCCGTGTCGAAGAACTTGGTGATGAAGTTGCAATTCTTGATGCTAATCATCCTTTAGCTGGTAAGAATCTTGTCTTTGAAGTTGAAATCTTAGAAATTTCTTAG
- the trmD gene encoding tRNA (guanosine(37)-N1)-methyltransferase TrmD has translation MRIGIVTIFPDFVKVIREYGVIAQAVENGLLHIDIFNLRDFTTDKHKVVDDYPYGGGPGMVMKPEPFFRFFEFFQSNYGKAYVILTSPQGRRLDNKVAMELANKEQIVIVCGRYEGIDERVMKFVDDEISIGDYVLTGGELPAMVIVDAVSRFVPGVVEEESVKNDSFYNNLLDHPHYTRPREIDGMSVPEVLISGNHEEIELWRRKESLKKTMLKRPDIFMKHDFDELDKKALISLFRELIRDAR, from the coding sequence GTGAGGATAGGTATCGTCACCATATTTCCAGATTTTGTAAAAGTCATACGAGAATACGGGGTAATTGCCCAAGCAGTTGAAAATGGTCTTTTACACATCGATATATTCAACCTGCGCGACTTTACAACAGACAAGCACAAGGTAGTGGATGACTATCCATACGGTGGCGGTCCAGGTATGGTTATGAAACCTGAGCCCTTCTTTCGTTTCTTTGAGTTCTTTCAAAGCAACTATGGGAAAGCTTATGTTATTCTCACTTCTCCTCAAGGTAGAAGACTCGACAACAAAGTTGCTATGGAACTCGCCAACAAAGAACAGATTGTAATCGTCTGCGGAAGATACGAGGGAATCGACGAACGTGTTATGAAATTCGTGGACGACGAGATTTCAATAGGTGATTATGTACTCACAGGTGGAGAACTCCCCGCAATGGTTATTGTCGATGCAGTTTCAAGATTTGTTCCGGGTGTTGTAGAAGAAGAATCTGTTAAGAACGACTCTTTCTACAACAATTTGTTGGACCATCCACATTACACAAGGCCAAGGGAAATAGACGGTATGTCTGTTCCTGAAGTTTTGATAAGTGGTAACCACGAAGAAATCGAACTTTGGAGACGGAAAGAATCACTGAAAAAGACGATGCTAAAAAGACCGGATATATTTATGAAACACGATTTCGATGAGTTGGACAAGAAGGCTTTAATAAGCCTTTTCAGGGAGCTGATAAGGGATGCTCGATAA
- the rpsP gene encoding 30S ribosomal protein S16 — MVRIRLTRMGKKKQPFYRIVVVDQRKKRDGAYIESLGYYNPLKEPYEVKVDIDRAVEWMLKGAQPSETVSKLLGKLGLYEKLEAAKAKKEA; from the coding sequence GTGGTAAGGATTAGACTTACACGCATGGGGAAGAAGAAACAACCATTCTACAGAATCGTTGTCGTTGACCAGAGGAAAAAGAGAGATGGAGCTTACATTGAAAGTCTTGGTTACTACAACCCACTTAAAGAACCTTACGAAGTTAAAGTTGATATCGACAGAGCTGTTGAATGGATGCTCAAAGGCGCTCAACCAAGCGAGACTGTTTCTAAACTGCTTGGTAAATTAGGCCTCTACGAAAAACTTGAAGCTGCCAAAGCCAAGAAGGAGGCATAA
- the rplS gene encoding 50S ribosomal protein L19, translating into MSMDNLVRIIEKSQLKEVPEFRPGDTVRVHVKVKEGDKERVQAYEGIVIAIRGSGISKTFTVRRIAAGGIGVERIFPLYAPTIEKIEVLRKGRVRRAKLYYLRNVKGKVKIKERK; encoded by the coding sequence ATGAGCATGGACAACCTTGTTAGAATCATCGAGAAAAGTCAACTGAAAGAAGTTCCAGAATTCAGACCTGGCGATACAGTAAGAGTTCATGTCAAAGTTAAAGAAGGAGACAAGGAAAGAGTTCAGGCTTACGAAGGTATAGTTATTGCCATCAGAGGTTCTGGTATCAGCAAAACATTTACGGTCAGGAGAATCGCTGCAGGTGGTATCGGAGTCGAAAGAATTTTCCCACTTTACGCTCCAACCATCGAAAAAATAGAGGTTCTCAGAAAAGGTCGTGTAAGAAGGGCAAAACTTTATTATCTCAGAAATGTCAAGGGTAAGGTGAAGATTAAGGAGAGAAAATAA